AACGGCCTGGTCACGCGCCGGCGCGACCGCGCCGACGAACGCCGCGTGCTGGTCGAACCGACGCAGCAGGGCGGGGCGCTGCGCGAGAGCGCCAAGGCCGTATCGGCGGCGATGCGTTGCCACTCGCCGCTCGATGGCGAGGAGCTCAAATCCCTGCATCACACCTTGATCCGGCTGATCGATGGGTTGCGTGAAGCCGGTGCTGCCGCGCCCGACCGCGATTGAGGGACAGAGCGCAACGATCGTCCTGGAATCCCTGGATTGAAGGCAGCCGAATCCGTTTTCGCGCGAGCTGACGCAGCGGAGCGTCTTGCATGACGCTTGCGGAAAGCTAAAGTCGGCGCCGGATTTTCCTGCAGGCCCGAACTGTGCCCGGGCTGCGCAATTCCTGGGGGTGTGTCATGACCAAATCGAAGCTGCTGCTAGCCGGCCTGCTGGCTTGCCTTCTCGCGCCTGTCGCTGCCTTTGCGCAGGCGCTGCCGGACCTCGGCGGCAAGAAAGTGGTGGTGGTGACAGAAAATGCCTACCCGCCGCTGCAGTTCATCGATGCCAAGACGGGAAAACAGATCGGCTGGGAATATGACGCGATGAACGAGATCGCCAAGCGGCTGAATTTTTCCGTCGAGTACCAAAACACTTCATGGGACGCGATGATCCAGGCGGTTTCCGACAACCAGTACAACATCGGCATGACCGGCATCACCATCAAGGACGACCGCAAGGCGAAGGTCGATTTCTCCGACCCCTACATGCGCTCGGAACAGTTCATGCTGGTGCGCGGCGATGAGAGCCGCTTCACCGACGCCAAGACCTTCGGTGCCTTCAAGGATGGCCTGGTCGGCGCCCAGGCGGGGACGACGCCGTTCTACACCGCCGTCTACAGCGTGCTCGACGGCAATGAGCAGAACCCGCGCATTAAACTGTTCGAGACGTTCGGCGCCACGGTGCAGGCTTTGAAATCGGGCGACGTCGATGTGGTGCTGACCGACGGCACGGCAGGCAAGGGCTATGTCGACGCCTCCGGCGGCAAGCTGAAGCTGATCGGCGGACCGCTCGGCAGCGAGGATTTCGGGTTCATCTTCCCCAAGGGCTCGGACCTGGTGAAGCCGATCAACGCGGCGATCGCGGCGCTGAAGGCCGACGGCACGTTCGATGCGCTCAACAAGAAGTGGTTTCTTGATTACAAGATGGGGCAGTAGTTCGTCTTGTCGCGGGTGTGTTTTGCCGCGCGGAAATTCGCGCCGACCCTGCGTCTGAACACCCCCCTCTGTCCTGCCGGACCCTGCCCTTCGCTGCCGCTCCGGGCGTTCGTCGTTCGGAAAGCCAAGCAATTGGCTTTCCGTCCGCTGCGCGGACCACGTCTCACCCCCCACAAGGGGGGAGATCAGCGGCTTAGAGGGCAGCGCTTCAACATCGGCAGTTGGCGAAAGCCAAGGCGACAGCTGATCTCCCGCCTTGCTGGGGAGATGTCCGGCAGGACAGAGGGGGGTGCCTTGGCGCAGTCCTTCTGCAATATTGCCGGCCTCGCATAATGCCTCCATCATCCTCCTCAAAACCCGACTTCCCCTGGTGGCTCGCGGTCGCCGTGGCTATCGCGGTCGCGGTGGCTGTCTTTGTCGCGACCAGCGACCTCTACGCTCAGGTTTTCGCCACCGTCGCCAAGGGTATCGGCGTCACCGTCTTCGTTACGGTGGTCGCCTTCGCCCTGGCTTCGACCATTGGGCTCGGCATCGCGCTGATGGGGCTTTCGGGCTCGCGCTGGCTGCGGCAGATCGCCCGCTTCTATGTCGAGATCATCCGCGGCGTGCCGATCCTGGTGCTGTTGTTCTGGATCGCCTTCGTCGGTGCGCCGGCCTTCGTCGCGGGTTGGAACGCGCTGACCACGCCACTGCAGAATGCCGGCCTGTTCGGCGAGCTTTTGGTGCGCGACGTGTCACTGCTGTGGCGCGCCATCATGGCGCTGACCATCGGCTATTCGGCCTTCATCTCCGAGGTTTTCCGGGCCGGCATCCAGGCTGTCGAGAAGGGCCAGATCGAGGCGGCCAAGGCGCTCGGGCTGACGCGCGTGCAGCGTTTTCGGCTGATCGTGTTTCCACAGGCGATCCGCACCATCCTGCCGCCGCTCGGCAATGATTTCGTCGCCCTGGTCAAGGATTCC
The nucleotide sequence above comes from Mesorhizobium shangrilense. Encoded proteins:
- a CDS encoding transporter substrate-binding domain-containing protein; this translates as MTKSKLLLAGLLACLLAPVAAFAQALPDLGGKKVVVVTENAYPPLQFIDAKTGKQIGWEYDAMNEIAKRLNFSVEYQNTSWDAMIQAVSDNQYNIGMTGITIKDDRKAKVDFSDPYMRSEQFMLVRGDESRFTDAKTFGAFKDGLVGAQAGTTPFYTAVYSVLDGNEQNPRIKLFETFGATVQALKSGDVDVVLTDGTAGKGYVDASGGKLKLIGGPLGSEDFGFIFPKGSDLVKPINAAIAALKADGTFDALNKKWFLDYKMGQ
- a CDS encoding amino acid ABC transporter permease yields the protein MPPSSSSKPDFPWWLAVAVAIAVAVAVFVATSDLYAQVFATVAKGIGVTVFVTVVAFALASTIGLGIALMGLSGSRWLRQIARFYVEIIRGVPILVLLFWIAFVGAPAFVAGWNALTTPLQNAGLFGELLVRDVSLLWRAIMALTIGYSAFISEVFRAGIQAVEKGQIEAAKALGLTRVQRFRLIVFPQAIRTILPPLGNDFVALVKDSSLVSVLGVADITQMGKVYAAGSFRFFETYSIVAYIYLILTVSLSLALRALERRLRHQHEQ